A stretch of Crossiella cryophila DNA encodes these proteins:
- a CDS encoding tannase/feruloyl esterase family alpha/beta hydrolase has translation MSTSPVNRLRRLAVPLLALTALLLPTVPVPASAAPAATSAECAPPAAPNVPGARVLSVTAQAKPAGVIESPWFPPIAYPALCEIKVTLTHPGVNDNVLVAAWLPRAGWNGRFQGVGGGGYSMGNFDFGLAMALRDGYAAATTNGGVGDDGLSPASWALGPDGKVNEELLTNFSSRSLHDMAVVGKAVTAAHYGRPAGYAYWNGCSTGGRQGLMNAQRYPGDYDGILAAAPAISMPRFLVADLWGQVVMRQEKVLPTNCEFEAFQQAAIKACDTLDGVADGVLEQPLRCRYDPAALIGQKIQCEGKEITISRATAEVVRKIWAGHPSWSALPKSAPFSVVADTQPGPSGKRVGVPNPIADNWVRYFVEENPDFTLDTVTYRDFNRIAAKSPAKLDRFIGTDNPDLSAFRRAGGKMITWHGWTDPIIFAQGTTDYRDRVEHRMGGAARVDDFYRVFLAPGVDHCGGGTGPAPVDPLGALTKWVEQGKAPETLPAATQSPTGTPITRNLCRYPQTSHYDGKGDPNQATSYHCTR, from the coding sequence ATGTCCACCAGTCCGGTCAACCGGCTCCGGCGTCTCGCCGTGCCGCTGCTCGCGCTCACCGCTCTGCTCCTGCCCACCGTCCCCGTCCCCGCCTCCGCCGCGCCCGCCGCCACCTCGGCGGAGTGCGCCCCACCCGCTGCCCCGAACGTGCCCGGCGCCCGAGTGCTGTCGGTGACCGCGCAGGCCAAACCGGCCGGGGTGATCGAGAGTCCGTGGTTCCCGCCGATCGCCTACCCGGCGCTGTGCGAGATCAAGGTGACGCTCACCCACCCCGGGGTGAACGACAACGTGCTCGTGGCGGCCTGGCTGCCGCGCGCGGGCTGGAACGGCCGCTTCCAGGGTGTCGGCGGCGGTGGCTACTCGATGGGCAACTTCGACTTCGGCCTGGCCATGGCACTGCGGGACGGTTACGCCGCGGCCACCACCAACGGCGGGGTCGGCGACGACGGCCTAAGCCCGGCCTCCTGGGCGCTCGGCCCGGACGGCAAGGTCAACGAGGAGCTGCTGACCAACTTCTCCTCCCGGTCCCTGCACGACATGGCCGTGGTCGGCAAGGCGGTCACCGCCGCGCACTACGGCCGCCCGGCCGGCTACGCCTACTGGAACGGCTGCTCCACCGGCGGCCGCCAGGGCCTGATGAACGCCCAGCGCTACCCGGGTGACTACGACGGCATCCTGGCCGCCGCGCCCGCGATCAGCATGCCCCGGTTCCTGGTCGCCGACCTGTGGGGGCAGGTGGTGATGCGGCAGGAGAAGGTGCTGCCGACCAACTGCGAGTTCGAGGCATTCCAGCAGGCCGCGATCAAGGCCTGCGACACCCTGGACGGCGTGGCCGACGGCGTCCTCGAACAGCCGCTGCGCTGTAGGTACGACCCCGCCGCGCTGATCGGCCAGAAGATCCAGTGCGAGGGCAAGGAGATCACCATCAGCCGGGCAACCGCCGAGGTGGTCCGCAAGATCTGGGCCGGCCACCCATCCTGGTCCGCCCTGCCCAAGAGCGCCCCGTTCAGCGTGGTGGCCGACACCCAGCCCGGCCCCAGCGGCAAACGCGTCGGCGTGCCCAACCCCATCGCCGACAACTGGGTCCGCTACTTCGTCGAGGAGAACCCCGACTTCACCCTGGACACGGTGACCTACCGCGACTTCAACCGCATCGCGGCCAAGTCCCCCGCCAAACTCGACCGCTTCATCGGCACCGACAACCCCGACCTGTCCGCCTTCCGCCGAGCAGGCGGCAAAATGATCACCTGGCACGGCTGGACCGACCCCATCATCTTCGCCCAGGGCACCACCGACTACCGAGACCGGGTCGAACACCGCATGGGCGGCGCAGCCCGCGTCGACGACTTCTACCGAGTCTTCCTCGCCCCCGGCGTAGACCACTGCGGCGGCGGCACCGGCCCAGCCCCGGTCGACCCCCTAGGCGCCCTGACCAAGTGGGTCGAACAGGGCAAGGCCCCCGAAACCCTCCCCGCCGCCACCCAATCCCCCACCGGCACCCCCATCACCCGCAACCTCTGCCGCTACCCCCAAACCTCCCACTACGACGGCAAGGGCGACCCCAACCAAGCCACCAGCTACCACTGCACCCGCTAA
- a CDS encoding RNA polymerase sigma factor — translation MSHTLHAPPVQSDTLVNRCQNREEDAWTELVQRYGPLVRMIASSFGLRRADVEDIAQQTWIRVYEGIRSVREPDRVRAWIVTVTRREALRHLNRRTNGELPIGDQQYFDMADEQPCPEQHVLLGAELDAALAAVAKLPEAQRRLLILLFGAQAVSYDEISARLGIPRGSIGPTRARLLRQLQYALDGWRS, via the coding sequence ATGTCGCACACCCTGCACGCACCACCCGTTCAATCCGACACCCTGGTCAACCGTTGCCAGAACCGCGAGGAGGACGCCTGGACCGAACTGGTTCAGCGGTACGGCCCGTTGGTACGCATGATCGCCTCCTCCTTCGGCCTGCGCCGGGCCGATGTGGAGGACATCGCCCAGCAGACCTGGATCCGGGTCTACGAGGGCATCCGCTCGGTGCGGGAGCCGGACCGGGTGCGGGCCTGGATCGTCACGGTGACCCGGCGGGAGGCGTTGCGGCACCTCAACCGGCGGACCAACGGCGAGCTGCCCATCGGCGACCAGCAGTACTTCGACATGGCCGACGAGCAGCCCTGCCCAGAGCAGCACGTGCTGCTGGGCGCGGAGCTGGACGCGGCACTGGCCGCGGTGGCCAAGCTGCCGGAGGCCCAGCGCAGGCTGCTGATCCTGCTCTTCGGCGCGCAGGCGGTCAGCTACGACGAGATCAGCGCGCGGCTGGGCATCCCGCGCGGGTCGATCGGGCCGACCAGGGCCCGGCTGCTCAGGCAGCTCCAGTACGCCCTCGACGGCTGGCGGTCATGA